The DNA window CACGATATTCCTTCAAAGCTTCTTGAACGCTCttccatctttctctcttacgtTTTTCTAGCATGGTGAGTTCCGACTCGATCAGAATCTTCGATTGCTTCTCGTCAATCAAACGTTTGTTCTCTCTGTCAATTTTCCATCGCTTTATTAATTCCTTCTTTCGATCCGTGTTATTGACATCAATCTTCGTTATTGTTCTTTCACATTTGTCAGTCCTACGTGTCGGAAGTTTTTCTGTGACATTggaaattgttttttcttgtGAAGTGCCTTTCAAGCTTTCAATCCCTATTTCACTCTTGcagtttttcattttctccatttctttttgtttgcGCCACTCTTTAATGCTTGAGCGTTGTTTCTCACGTAAGTTTAGATAAATCTTATACCAAGCCTCGTGATTCACTATAATTTTCGCAGTTAAATCCGGACATTTGACTTGAAGAGCGGTCACTAGGGACGCGATgctgttacatttttttcgcgTTTTCAGGAACAACAAATGATCCTCATCGCTCCAGTTATCAGTGTAGCCTGCAAGGTACGTGGTTTTTGTGTCACATTGCatatataagtatgtataatttgataataaataattcttggtaATAACAAAGTTTTATACGAATCTCGTATATGAGAAATAGTTTAGCAACAAGAAAAAGGCATGTTTTATATTACTCTTTCATTcgattaatatgaatttttaattaaataatagaatcatTTATAACACATGTACACTtaaatatgttacattttacaaaataacaccataaattatactttggAACATACTTTGATTACTTATACGAAGAGGAATGCAAATTTCGAGTACCTGTTTTAGCAATTAACGCGTGAAAGTCTTGGATCCCCTTGTAATCGTTGcactttttactttctttgttAGAGGATGTGACAGATGTCGGTTTGCTATCGGTTGCACTCTGATACTTATGTAAATTCGATTCAACTTCGCGTAATTCAGACTCGAGAGTTATTTGCTCCTGCGACAAAGTCTCTAGTTGACAAGACTCCTTGAAGTCTCgaattttttgcgataatcTCACGAGCCGTTgtttgtatacatttatatctaaataaacgTTTATTCGCATTATGAATATTGAACAACGTTTTCTTATTCTAATTTCAAGATGtacataattgataataattaaattgacattttaaataaattttaaacatagaaAGTGTGcggcttaattaattaagaataatgtgtaaaaattttatatcggaAGAGATTCACGCATAGGAAAGAGGACGAATgtacaagaataattttatcaaatacgAGAATAACACtatcaattgaaaataaaataatttaaaagtttaccTAATTTCTGGATCTTTTCGGGGCAATCCGTGGAAGATTTTGCCGATCGAAGTTCTTCGACAATTTCCTCCAAACGGTTTCTCATGTCATCCAGAAAAATTtgtcttcaaaaaaatatttcaattaaatcggtataataaaatatcgcgtgAGCCAATTTGATATGCATAACGCGCAATCTAAGAtcgattaattcatttttctctGCTTACCTGTTTTTCGAAATGTCACTCATTTTATGCAAAACGGGTCGTAGAACTTCTGGTTCCAGTTTCATGTTCTCCATCATGTTGGCGAGATTCTTTTCCATTAAATACTCTTGCTGCTTTAACTTCAATAAAGACTTTCTGTATTGCGTATTTTCAGTAGAATTCACTTTTCCACATGACGGGATTCGCTTTTCTGTCTTATCTTCCTTGCGGATAATtccattcattattatattcaatcgctatattaattattaggctaagtgtaatttttttgttacaatgaaataatttaatgtaaaaatccaAGATTTTCTTTATAGATTTGTAGACGCgtcgtattttttttgtcaggaAACAACATTCGTTGGGCTTTGTGTCCTGAGTTTTGATAAAGTTTCACATGTGGGTTTCCATAGTAATTCACCACATAACTGTCTCCCTTCTTATGTAATTGCACCTGCTGATTGAAACTGCATAGAAAATTGTTATACAGATTGTGTAatgtgcaaaaaagaaaaataattttttttttaatataaatattttatttatgtaaaagtttttttacaaaaatatataattttatatttaaaatatgtcctTTTTGTAATACCATGcacttcataaaaaaataagaattaatcgaaaatatgttttatgtatcaattttttatttattaacttttgcaaataatatttatcattgtcattattttaattccaattgaaattatgtttattattaaattatttagtgattttaatgaaaatttattgcaattatttttgcatactaTTATTTCAACAGCCTTTCATACATTTTCtcgagatattatatatatatatatatatatatatatatatatatatatatatatatatacacatacatacaaagaacataaaaatagaaaggatataaaaaatatccattGTTATCTAAAGTCGATTAGATCGATACCTATAAATACAAGTTTATCAACAGTTGCATAAAGCTAAAGATTTTCcgataatcatatatattgatataataatacaatacaaaaatagatatattttaaattaaaaaaaatatatttatttgttataaataatataaataataccttctgtttgttacaaataataacatatatataatagggGAAGAGAAATGTATACATCTCCgcgttttcgaaaaattaaggGATatctattattgaataatatttcatttaatcgtttatattaaaaaatatcaaatgtaaattattgtacaaataatacTCTGACAgtgtttatatttacagtCGTCTCGATACGTTCTCCGATCCGTAGCGATCTCTCGCGGCGTCGCCGCGAATCAATTCGATCCCTCCCCTCTCCTTTCCGCCCGCGGCTCCTCGACCGTTCGCGTTGCGGCGCATTTATACGGGCGGCCTGTCTCTAGGCGCCTCAGTCTATGATCGAGACGCGACAGCGTGAGTATGGGGTGCGCGCGCAATACCCCGCGAGACGTATCGTACGGCATTGCGCTTTGAACCGTTTGACGACGAGCAACGAGAAACGACGCGACGGATTCGTAACGCTTTTCGAGAAGATAGAGGAGAGATAAGAAGCACACCTCGGGTCCTCGTCTACATATTCCTCGTCACAACACAGTCACTTCGATAGCGCAATTCGCGGCGCGAGCGCGCCCGATACGCGTATGTCGCCGGGAAATCCGACCGGCTCCGAGCATTCGATTTTCCGCTCGATGAGTGAAAGATTGGTCGCGCTATCGTGAGACGAGATCGGGATCCTCGCGGGATTTTCCGCGATTGCGGTGATCCGGTGTTGGGGACTCGGGAAGAAGGATCTCCTTTGGATTCGCGAAGCAAATGTAAGTATCAAGTCTTATGTATATGCGCTTGGACGGTTAGATACGTGAAATTGGCTGCGTTTTTGCGTCGGTTATTTCGAACATGATCGGAGATTAGGTATTACGAATGATTGACACGTTGGGATCGAAGGAAATCGAGGTACGTCATTTGGATTGATATTGAAGGCGAATcgttttgaattaattagCAGGTGCATTTGTGATTGACGTACTTTGAACCTTTTTTTTTGGCGCAATGAAAGATCAGTTTAAGAaggttatattttatcttaaatagaTAACGATTGAGcaacacagagagagagagagaaagagagagatatattatataatataatattaaatattaacaatataaaattatcatgaaattttctgatttttcaacaaatttttactttaaaagggaatttaaatttttccgaatattattgaatattataataaaatttaaattataattaaatttaaattaatataattaaatttttctgaatattattgaatattaaaataaaattttctcttgatCTGTAAATCTTTGAGTATTTATTAAGCAAATCTGTAGcttatgtaatatacaaattttggCCATTTTTGGATTTTTAAATCGTCACGTttctttaaatagaattatttctgcagaaatatcgattataaatatcatttgagGTAACTATGGAATTttctattacaaaatatacaatttaaaaaaaattttttgcgactcattttttataattagaaagtTATGTCATTTAAATTAGAAGTTGAGGCATCTAAACTATCATCAATGTAAAGAAATATGGATAACTACATTATATTTGTTGCATAGCACAGATGATTCATTGGCAAGTTCGCTTATGCAGCGACAATGATAAGGAATCATGGAGCGTGATATTAATGTTAGACTTTAACTTGGAATGGATATTCCAGATGGTAAAGATAAAAACGAACAAAATGattttgaataatgaaaaacgagataaatttcttgaaaagttATTGAACATAGAATTATTGTAAgatcaaataaatgaatattattaatcttactGCGCATGTGTATCATACtagaatattatgtttaaataatattttgatattatgcaTCGTATAGTAGGTTAGTCTTGTTATAGAGAGTcacaacaattaattaaaggattattttatataattttgtgtcaTTATACCTTCCTATTCTGGCTACTTAATCATCCGTTAGAGTGTTTTTAGAGAAAGTTTCATTGTTCGAACATAAGGAAGTTCTgcttcataataatttaatcacatTAATTAGTGATTGCTGTTACGataatataactaattattCGCAAAAAATGGTACGTTATGATTAAcagtaattaatcaatatttatgttataccATTTCCATACAGTATATTTTCcacatttcatttatttaatttctcattaaaatcatttttacataGAAAGCTGCATTGTCCCAGcaattgtaaagaaatattgcaCCATAGTAACTAATTAGAAGTTGTTAGTGCGATTAAATCATACATCGTGTGA is part of the Cataglyphis hispanica isolate Lineage 1 chromosome 18, ULB_Chis1_1.0, whole genome shotgun sequence genome and encodes:
- the LOC126856384 gene encoding LOW QUALITY PROTEIN: coiled-coil domain-containing protein 112-like (The sequence of the model RefSeq protein was modified relative to this genomic sequence to represent the inferred CDS: deleted 2 bases in 1 codon) gives rise to the protein MMENMKLEPEVLRPVLHKMSDISKNRQIFLDDMRNRLEEIVEELRSAKSSTDCPEKIQKLDINVYKQRLVRLSQKIRDFKESCQLETLSQEQITLESELREVESNLHKYQSATDSKPTSVTSSNKESKKCNDYKGIQDFHALIAKTGYTDNWSDEDHLLFLKTRKKCNSIASLVTALQVKCPDLTAKIIVNHEAWYKIYLNLREKQRSSIKEWRKQKEMEKMKNCKSEIGIESLKGTSQEKTISNVTEKLPTRRTDKCERTITKIDVNNTDRKKELIKRWKIDRENKRLIDEKQSKILIESELTMLEKRKRERWKSVQEALKEYRERKSIEISSKASKDNSRTKPQYNPMLIKAFRKQDEEYINKKKNLIAKQQKSANNRVIKKTRSQLMKKRDYSTLLNSTEVWRERYRTQDLNTNKPKKLQYIKDVPRLYVQWRNKESGDQGCPDIF